GGTTATACCAGTCAGCAACAACAGCGGTTGTTGCTGTGGGATATGTTTGTTTAATCAGCTCAAATACATGGGGTTTTAGCATAGGCAGAGAAGTGTTGTTGGAAGTCACTCCATGCTTATTGCTCCAGAAACCCGTGAAAACGCTTGCCCATCCGGGGCCGCTAGAAGTTACCTGGTCGCCCCCGGCAATAACATTCGAGTGAAAAGCTCCGCTACTGATGAGTGCATCTAACGCATCCGTTCGCGCGCAGCCTGCACACTGTATTGAATCGCCTCTCAAGCCATCAATGCCTATCAGCAATACGTGTTTTTTGCCCGGAATCGGGTTAGGGGTATCATTAACTTCGAGGCTGTAATGGTCGTAAGGGTTGCCTGAGTAATCAGTTTTCAATCCTCCGACATCACCGGCTCGCTTGTCGCTCAGATCACATTTATTGTCTTTTTTATGATAATCAAATGAGCGGCACCAATATGAACGTTCATGGCTGGTACATGCTGCGGCGCAATCTTCAGCAGTGACATTTTCCAGGCTTTCGTTATTGTGACCATAAATTGCCGCATTTTCCGTTAAGACAAACCGTGGAAGTGCTTCTGGCTTGAGGCTGTAGTGATCGTAAGGATTTCCCTGGTAATCTGTTTTTAATCCTCCAACATCCGCCGCGCGTTTATCGCTTAAATCGCATTTGTTTTGATGCTTGTAGTAATCAAATGATACGCACCAATCATTGCGAGTGTCTGCCAGGCATTGTGTTGCGCATTGTTGCGGTGACACATTGCTTAACGTTTCAACATTGTGCCCGTAAATAGCAGCATTAGTGACTAAGTCAAACTTATTGAGGGTGTTTGCATTTGCCATGGATGTATACACGGATATTATCCCGGCAAGTATTAAATAGCTTTTTTTCATAGGGGTTCCCATTCAGGTCAATTGATAGTTCCCCCCTATTTCTACAGTTATATATGACAAACATTGAGGTACAAAGTTATTGTTAAAGCTAACTTAACTTAGCTTATTTAAGCTTTGGGACCTGGAATAATATTGCTTTGCTCTCCTGTGCCTAGATAGAGAGTTAAGTGGGGTGCAGGTTTATACAAGTTTACGCACAAGTCTTGTTAAGGTGATAGAGGCGAACCTTATTTGCTGTTCAGGCTTACTTGTGCAATATACGGCTTTGGCAAGGAGCAGATGGCAATCAGGGCTGTTGGCTGACGGCAAGATCGAGCACCGAAGCGCCTGTAGATCAGGCGCTGCCGGGAGTGGCAGTGAAATCTGCTCAAACCGTTAAATTTGAGGAAGTACAACCTCTTTCAGGCCAATAAAATTTGCTCCGCGCGCACCATCAAAGGCATTGGAAACAATAGCCGTCCACTCGGTTTGTTTGATGCCATAATCTGCATACTCTGTCGCTACACCTAAAATTGAAAAGAAGTCTTTCATGTATTGCGGCGCCAACTCCAGTTTTACAGGGAAAACTTGTGCTAAAGCATAGTCAAGTTTGGTATCCTGCCCGATCATGGCGGTTAAAATTCCAGGTAATGTAAAGGAGCATGCCAGACCATGGACTACGCCGTATTTCATGGTGACTTCATAAGAAATATTGTGTGCCAGTGCCGTTTTTGTGTTTGAAAATGCAAGACCTGCTAGCGTAGATGAGACGGCAATTTTTTGTCTCAATTTTGGGTTTTTCAAATCTTTAACCAATAAAGGCAAGTATTCAAAAATACCTTTTATCGCCTGAACGGCAAGCGCATTAGAAACCGGGTTTCTGTTTTTATTCCAGAGACTTTCAAAAGCATGGGAAAGTGCGTCAAGGGCCGTGTTTATGGTAATACCAAGCGGCAGTTCCAGCATAAGTTCCGAATCAATCAGTGCGTGTTCGGCATAAAGTGCTTTTGACTCTAATGATAACTTGCTTTGATTTTCAGTATCCCAAATTGTTGCCCAACAGGTCACTTCGCTTCCTGTTCCCGCAGTGGTTGGAATTGCAATGATTTTGGTTTTAATGTCAGGAATATCATAGCCTTGCCTAAGCATAGCTACTAA
This genomic window from Thalassomonas viridans contains:
- a CDS encoding PAN domain-containing protein: MKKSYLILAGIISVYTSMANANTLNKFDLVTNAAIYGHNVETLSNVSPQQCATQCLADTRNDWCVSFDYYKHQNKCDLSDKRAADVGGLKTDYQGNPYDHYSLKPEALPRFVLTENAAIYGHNNESLENVTAEDCAAACTSHERSYWCRSFDYHKKDNKCDLSDKRAGDVGGLKTDYSGNPYDHYSLEVNDTPNPIPGKKHVLLIGIDGLRGDSIQCAGCARTDALDALISSGAFHSNVIAGGDQVTSSGPGWASVFTGFWSNKHGVTSNNTSLPMLKPHVFELIKQTYPTATTAVVADWYNLTHNLLPNGADHVVANSNKASQQATDTVKGWLSWDNPPTAIFYYLHNVDIHTSSYDPLSSTYKQNIASEDAQIQQVLTALTNRPNYRNEEWLIVVTSDHGGINRGHGGQSNQERNTFLILNNNYLNPGKASYCSGDLSATPLYQVDSATPHILDFLGINNTTDGNIHPDCGY
- a CDS encoding phosphonoacetaldehyde reductase, which encodes MWNFINPVNLRFSPDCLKNLGELIAGRSYCIVTYDGEPFANWVQAIRQSAGSPVKVVSNVEPNPSLNHLIQQARELKKCSPFPEVIVGLGGGSALDSAKFLAACESGIDNLVAMLRQGYDIPDIKTKIIAIPTTAGTGSEVTCWATIWDTENQSKLSLESKALYAEHALIDSELMLELPLGITINTALDALSHAFESLWNKNRNPVSNALAVQAIKGIFEYLPLLVKDLKNPKLRQKIAVSSTLAGLAFSNTKTALAHNISYEVTMKYGVVHGLACSFTLPGILTAMIGQDTKLDYALAQVFPVKLELAPQYMKDFFSILGVATEYADYGIKQTEWTAIVSNAFDGARGANFIGLKEVVLPQI